Below is a window of Flavobacterium sp. N2820 DNA.
TTTATTAAGCATTAATTTACTTTTTAAAAAGATCTAGTTTTTTTAATAAAAATTTTACCCCTTCAACATCTTCTCTCTTTGTATTGTGCGAATTGTAGTCTTCTACTTCAGGTTGAATCTCTTTCCCTTCCGAAAAATATTGTGCATAATTTAAATCACGGTTGTCAGAAGGGATGCGATAAAAATCACCCATGTCTTCTGCTTTAATCATTTCCTCACGGGTACACAAGGTCTCGTATAATTTTTCGCCGTGACGTGTTCCTATTATTTTAATCTCGTTATCGGCATTACAAAGTTCCTTTAGGGCCTTAGCCAAATCACCGATAGTTGCTGCAGGTGCTTTATTGACAAATAAATCACCTGGATTACCGTGTTCGAAAGCAAACAACACTAACTCCACCGCTTCATCCAGTGACATCAAGAAGCGAGTCATGTTGGAATCCGTAATCGTTAATGCTTCTCCGCTTTTTATTTGTTTCAAAAATAATGGAATCACGGAACCTCGGGACGCCATTACATTTCCGTAACGCGTCAAACAAACTGTGGTATCGGTCAAATTACGTGATGCCGCCACCGCAACTTTTTCCATCAACGCTTTCGAAATCCCCATGGCATTGATAGGATAAGCCGCTTTATCAGTACTCAAACAAATGACTTTGCTAACTTTGTTGACACCAGCGGCATCAATCACATTTTGAGTACCAAATACGTTAGTCTTGGTAGCTTCCAATGGAAAAAACTCACATGAAGGGACTTGTTTTAAAGCTGCTGCATGAAATACATAATCTACACCTCTCATAGCACGTTCTATACTAGAAAAATCACGTACATCACCAATATAATATTTGATTTTATCGTTTTTATATAAATTTCTCATGTCATCCTGCTTTTTTTCATCACGTGAAAAAATACGGATTTCTTTGAAATGGTCCGTGTGTAGAAAACGATTAAGCACAGCGGTTCCGAACGAACCGGTACCGCCTGTGATTAATAAAACTTTATCTTTTATTTTCATAAAATCTATATTTATAATTTTACTTTTTACTTACTAAAAATCATATCGAGAACTATAACAACGTTTTATTTTCAGCTGTTCGCGATACATTTTTTACAAAATAGCTACGGCAATTTTATAAAAAACACCGAAGTGACGATGGTGGAATTAAGTTGTACAAAACTCCATTTTTACATTGACTCATCGACACATTGA
It encodes the following:
- a CDS encoding polysaccharide biosynthesis protein — translated: MKIKDKVLLITGGTGSFGTAVLNRFLHTDHFKEIRIFSRDEKKQDDMRNLYKNDKIKYYIGDVRDFSSIERAMRGVDYVFHAAALKQVPSCEFFPLEATKTNVFGTQNVIDAAGVNKVSKVICLSTDKAAYPINAMGISKALMEKVAVAASRNLTDTTVCLTRYGNVMASRGSVIPLFLKQIKSGEALTITDSNMTRFLMSLDEAVELVLFAFEHGNPGDLFVNKAPAATIGDLAKALKELCNADNEIKIIGTRHGEKLYETLCTREEMIKAEDMGDFYRIPSDNRDLNYAQYFSEGKEIQPEVEDYNSHNTKREDVEGVKFLLKKLDLFKK